One Salvia splendens isolate huo1 chromosome 12, SspV2, whole genome shotgun sequence genomic window carries:
- the LOC121759354 gene encoding eukaryotic translation initiation factor 5-like — translation MALQNIGAGNKDDAFYRYKMPRMITKIEGRGNGIKTNIVNMVDIAKALSRPASYTTKYFGCELGAQSKFDEKTGTSHVNGSHDTSKLAGLLENFIKKFVQCYGCGNPETEIIITKSQMINLKCAACGFISEVDMRDKLTTFIIKNPPEAKKGGKDKKLRRAEKERLKEGEAADEELKKQKKEAAKKKVSSGSSKDAVSKSSKKKSHSDEDHSPPGSQKDDREVAEDSDDDVEWQTDTSAVASQQTIQEQLNAVTASMVMLSASEEKGKSGKSSPVREGKSKGNGETNGKAAADKDELFVLIKEYVSRGSSASQIKSFLESLSGSRQQLVNAYFEALFEGAGKGFSKEVVKKKNYIASVLEGEDSQRHLLLAIEAFCGKASPEAVKEVALVLKALYDGDVLEEEFIVEWFEKGLAGANKNSPIWKNIKPFIEWLQSAESESEEE, via the coding sequence ATGGCTTTGCAAAACATTGGTGCTGGAAACAAGGATGATGCCTTCTATAGGTATAAGATGCCCAGAATGATCACAAAAATTGAGGGCCGTGGTAATGGCATCAAGACCAACATAGTCAATATGGTTGACATTGCAAAGGCTTTGAGTAGGCCGGCCTCCTACACAACCAAGTATTTTGGCTGTGAGCTGGGAGCTCAATCAAAGTTTGATGAGAAGACTGGAACTTCCCACGTCAATGGATCTCATGATACTTCAAAGCTTGCTGGACTTCTTGAGAATTTCATCAAGAAATTTGTTCAGTGTTATGGTTGTGGGAACCCTGAAACTGAAATTATCATCACTAAGTCACAGATGATCAATCTCAAGTGTGCTGCTTGTGGTTTTATATCAGAGGTTGATATGAGGGACAAGCTCACAACATTCATTATCAAGAACCCTCCTGAGGCTAAGAAGGGGGGGAAGGACAAGAAATTGAGGAGGGCTGAGAAAGAGCGACTCAAGGAAGGAGAGGCAGCCGATGAAGAGCTGAAGAAGCAAAAGAAAGAGGCTGCAAAGAAGAAGGTGTCATCTGGTAGTTCCAAGGATGCAGTATCAAAATCTTCAAAGAAGAAATCCCACTCTGATGAGGACCATTCTCCACCTGGTAGCCAAAAGGATGATCGTGAAGTGGCTGAAGACAGTGATGATGATGTCGAGTGGCAGACGGACACTTCTGCTGTGGCTTCACAACAAACAATCCAAGAACAGCTGAATGCTGTTACTGCTAGTATGGTCATGCTCTCAGCCAGTGAGGAGAAGGGAAAATCAGGTAAGAGCTCTCCTGTAAGGGAAGGGAAATCCAAAGGGAATGGAGAGACAAATGGGAAAGCTGCTGCTGATAAAGATGAACTCTTTGTGTTGATCAAGGAGTATGTGAGCAGGGGTTCTTCCGCATCCCAAATCAAATCATTCCTGGAGTCTCTCTCTGGCTCTCGCCAGCAGCTTGTGAATGCTTACTTTGAAGCCTTATTTGAGGGAGCTGGAAAAGGTTTCTCCAAAGAGGTTGTGAAGAAGAAAAATTATATTGCCTCGGTACTTGAGGGCGAGGATTCGCAGCGCCATCTGCTTCTAGCCATCGAAGCCTTCTGTGGGAAAGCATCCCCAGAGGCTGTGAAGGAGGTCGCTCTGGTGTTGAAGGCTTTGTATGATGGCGATGTGCTGGAGGAGGAGTTCATAGTGGAATGGTTTGAGAAGGGCCTGGCTGGTGCCAACAAAAACTCTCCAATATGGAAGAATATCAAACCCTTCATTGAATGGCTGCAGAGCGctgaatctgaatctgaagaaGAGTAA
- the LOC121758311 gene encoding auxin response factor 17-like: protein MTSPPTAAAEIDSSIWHAIAGAGVHVPTVNSAVYYFPQGHLEQCSAAANHNFTHTCPWIPCQVISVRYLCDSVSDQVFSRILLQPLYQFDSLPTGGGSAAADDEILSFAKILTRSDANNGGGFSVPRFCADIILPPLDFDADPPVQTLVTRDTHDNAWGFRHIYRGTPRRHLLTTGWSKFVNAKRLVAGDSVVFMKRKSTDELFVGIRRAERFGGDEKSEAAEAISAIESAVRGLRFEVVYYPKVGSPDFVVAAEKVNEALRIPWSAGMKVRMAVDSDDASRLAWIQGGVTAVTIPMTGIWRKSPWRMLQVNWDDPEGSHANVSPWEVEYLPLSPLIDPGFHPAKRLRFLPDPGILATDSSLLHQYPPAGMQGARRNHMTADVVQPPTDVPQPLNDIPQPPTKEPDEEVISISTVLTIGRSSSDIVSPVSQNGVQAATSFQLFGRKIATSTEERDAIAAHTD, encoded by the exons ATGACTTCACCCCCAACTGCCGCTGCCGAAATCGATTCCTCAATCTGGCACGCAATTGCCGGCGCCGGCGTCCACGTTCCTACCGTCAATTCCGCCGTCTACTACTTCCCGCAGGGGCATCTCGAGCAGTGCTCCGCCGCCGCTAATCACAATTTCACCCACACTTGCCCCTGGATTCCTTGCCAAGTCATCTCCGTTCGCTACCTATGCGATTCCGTTTCCGATCAAGTTTTTTCCAGAATTCTCCTCCAGCCGCTGTATCAGTTCGATTCGCTTCCGACCGGTGGaggctccgccgccgccgatgACGAAATCCTCTCGTTCGCGAAGATCCTGACGCGATCGGACGCCAACAACGGCGGCGGTTTCTCGGTGCCTAGGTTTTGCGCGGACATCATCCTGCCGCCGCTCGACTTCGACGCGGATCCGCCTGTGCAGACTCTGGTGACGAGAGACACTCACGACAATGCGTGGGGGTTCCGTCACATCTACCGAGGCACGCCGCGGCGCCACCTGCTCACCACTGGCTGGAGCAAGTTCGTGAACGCGAAGCGCCTCGTCGCCGGCGATTCGGTCGTGTTTATGAAGAGGAAATCGACGGACGAGCTGTTCGTCGGGATCCGGCGCGCGGAGAGGTTCGGCGGCGACGAGAAATCGGAGGCCGCGGAGGCAATCTCGGCGATCGAGAGCGCGGTGAGAGGACTGCGGTTCGAGGTGGTGTACTACCCGAAGGTAGGGTCCCCTGATTTCGTCGTGGCGGCAGAGAAGGTTAACGAGGCGCTGCGGATTCCGTGGAGCGCGGGGATGAAGGTTAGGATGGCGGTGGATAGTGACGACGCCTCGCGGCTGGCGTGGATCCAAGGTGGCGTAACCGCCGTGACGATACCGATGACCGGGATCTGGCGCAAGTCCCCCTGGCGCATGTTGCAG GTGAATTGGGATGACCCCGAAGGTTCGCATGCGAATGTGAGCCCATGGGAAGTGGAATACCTACCACTCTCTCCACTAATCGATCCCGGGTTCCATCCCGCGAAGAGGTTGAGATTCTTGCCTGATCCGGGCATCCTAGCGACCGATTCGTCACTATTGCATCAATATCCTCCTGCTGGCATGCAGGGAGCCAGGCGAAACCATATGACGGCCGACGTCGTCCAACCTCCAACCGACGTCCCCCAGCCTCTGAACGACATCCCCCAACCTCCAACTAAAGAACCTGATGAAGAAGTCATATCTATCTCCACAGTGTTGACTATTGGGAGATCCAGCTCGGACATTGTGTCGCCGGTCAGCCAGAACGGCGTTCAGGCTGCTACGTCATTCCAGTTGTTCGGAAGGAAGATTGCGACGTCTACGGAGGAGAGGGATGCCATTGCTGCACATACAGACTGA